CCTTTTTACTCTCTTTGATGGCCCATTCGGTATCAAAAGCCGGGCAGGCCGTATTCGGCAGGCAGACGGCCTGTTTTAGTTTGTCGATAACCGGCTGCAACCGGGTTTGAATCTGACCCGCGCTTTGGCCCTGCATGGCGTGATCGAGCGCCGCTTTTACCTGTGCCTGATCGAGCGTCACCCCGGCGTCTTCTGCATGAAATAGCGTGTCATGGTCTTCGCTGGCCGGGCCCTGAATCGCCACGCCGCAACCGGGAAATACGCCATCCATTAACGCCATGGCCGTTTCCCGCGTGCGCTGTAAGGGGCTTGCCCAGACGAACAGTTCTCCGGGCTGTGGGCAGCCCTGTGTTAACAGGCCGTGCTGGCGCAGGTAGTTGCCTTCATACTGGCCTTTTTTCACCGCTGCCGCGTAACCGTGACCGGTAAGCTCTCCGTAGCGGGTAAGCCATTCTGGCCATGCACGCCCGGTGCCCGCCTGAATGGTCTTCATGTTGCCTTCTGTCGGCGGCCGCACGCCGTGGCGGCTGATTTCAACCACCTTTTCCAGTTGCCAGTCAGTGGTAGTTTGCGCTTGTGTATTGAACAGCGGTAGTGCTGACAGTAACAGTCCGGCAGCAGTCGTGCGCGTGATAATTTTGCGCTTGCGTGTAGGAAGCATGATGAGTCCTCAGTGTAGGGAAATGTGCGGCGTATTTTGCTTATCTCGACTCGCCACATGAGGCATAAGGCTAAGTCAGCATCACGGCCGGAAACATCCTTTTTCTATGTAAGAGTCGCAGGATGTTTTTCAGCCTGTAACTGTTTTGGGTTTGGTATCATTTTGCCGGGTGACTTTTCGCCGAAAACGGTGCGGGTCCCATCCGGCTGTTGCAATGGTGTCGCTGCGAAGTCATGGCATAGTCAGTGGCATCTTATTTTCACAAGCCAGCCTGTCGGATATGTTCTCACACGGGCATCTGACTTACCGTTGAGCACCCGTTTTTATGCATCACTGAAATGAAAAAGGATAACAATGAGAACATTCAAACAGTTACGTGGGCCTGAGCGGCTGATTCGAACCGGACAATGGGCAGTGGCGCTG
This sequence is a window from Dickeya aquatica. Protein-coding genes within it:
- a CDS encoding histidine-type phosphatase, which translates into the protein MLPTRKRKIITRTTAAGLLLSALPLFNTQAQTTTDWQLEKVVEISRHGVRPPTEGNMKTIQAGTGRAWPEWLTRYGELTGHGYAAAVKKGQYEGNYLRQHGLLTQGCPQPGELFVWASPLQRTRETAMALMDGVFPGCGVAIQGPASEDHDTLFHAEDAGVTLDQAQVKAALDHAMQGQSAGQIQTRLQPVIDKLKQAVCLPNTACPAFDTEWAIKESKKGNLSLHGPETLANMAETIRLAYSNNNPLSQVAFGHARSAAEVGTLLTLATAQYDFTNDLPYVARRGASTLMHQIALALTPEQRPDAPPEAKWLLYVAHDTNIAKLRTLLGFTWQQGDYPRGNIPPAGSLIFERWRNPQSGERFLRIYFQAQSLDQIRNLDPLDNQHPPLRSEFSVAGCEKTEVGTVCPLDGALKRLNDAVDNSALLPVQYSQ